The window CAGAAGTTATGAACTGACGAACAGGTTCCTTGGTGTTCTGTTGGATGTAGGCTGGGGCCGCTCTTGTTGCAAGAAAAACAGAACCTGCAAAACAAGCATCAAACATGAAGAGAACATGCTTGGCTGAGGTGCTCTTGGCAACTTCTTCAATTCTTTGCATGCTGAGCACTTTACGCTGAAATCGAATTTGATTCTCTTTTTCTGGCACTGGAGCATCTGCTGGCACTAGAAAACCCATCTCTCCACCGTAGCCCAACGTCATTGTGTGTCCATGACCCGCATAGTAAATCAGTAGCCGATTTTCATTCCTTGCACCTTTTTCGAAGATGAAATCTTCAATCGCAGTTTCTAACTCATCAAGCCCTGGGTCTTTGATGGTAGTTACTTGAAAGCCATTCGCTTTCAGAGATTGACTGACCTCCTCCACATCTTCTTGAACTCCTGGGAGATTGGACCAACCGTTACGATACTGGCTTACCCCAATCACCAGCGCATGGGATTCTGAATAAATATAGGATACGGTTCCATTCTGCGCAGTCTTTGCCTCAATACGGACTGGTTTGACAGCTCGAGTTTGTGCACCAATCGAAGCCAAGCCCACTAAGGAAACGCCAAGCCAAAAAGTGAGACTGAGTAGAAATCTGATTTGGAAGGATCTTGTTTTCATAAAGTCTTCAAGTTATCAGCGGCGCCCCAAGTAGGCTTTCACGTTAGCATCGTTGGGGTTGGCCGCAAAAAGGGCATCCTTAAAACGATTGAAGCTCTCTTCTTGATTTGGATCAACTACAAAAATATCGAGGACGTAGACTCCTGAATTGTCATCGTGTAAATTTTTAGTGGGAGGATATTTACCACCGTCTCTGACAGTAAGGTAAAGTTCACCTTCAAAAATCATGTTGTAGCTAGCTTGGAATGCCTCTCCTACTGATTTCACTTGTTTAGTAAACGCGTGTATTCGCTGAAAATTATTCAGCCAACCATCACGATTACTACCTTTACCGACTTTCAGATCAATTAAACCTGAAAG of the SAR324 cluster bacterium genome contains:
- a CDS encoding caspase family protein is translated as MKTRSFQIRFLLSLTFWLGVSLVGLASIGAQTRAVKPVRIEAKTAQNGTVSYIYSESHALVIGVSQYRNGWSNLPGVQEDVEEVSQSLKANGFQVTTIKDPGLDELETAIEDFIFEKGARNENRLLIYYAGHGHTMTLGYGGEMGFLVPADAPVPEKENQIRFQRKVLSMQRIEEVAKSTSAKHVLFMFDACFAGSVFLATRAAPAYIQQNTKEPVRQFITSGSAEQEVPDKSIFRRAFVDALNGKADYDKDGYLTGTELGAYIQKRTAEDWEGRLTPQYGKLQDPNLNKGDFVFELSKPEVVKPPPAESVPVAPPPD